Proteins from a genomic interval of Sphingobacterium sp. SYP-B4668:
- a CDS encoding quinol oxidase subunit 4 yields MKKSVLYILAFLLTIGMTMSCSSYHHSHGRGNKGMPPGQAKKVYGKKSAREYAPGQQKNKSKKHHK; encoded by the coding sequence ATGAAGAAATCTGTTTTGTATATATTGGCATTTTTATTGACTATTGGCATGACAATGTCCTGTAGTTCATATCACCATAGTCACGGAAGAGGAAATAAGGGAATGCCACCAGGACAAGCTAAAAAGGTCTATGGTAAAAAATCTGCTCGTGAATATGCACCTGGCCAGCAGAAGAATAAGAGCAAGAAGCATCATAAATAG